The Cylindrospermum stagnale PCC 7417 genome segment TAGTGATGGGGCGATGGGGGTAGAAGCGATCAAAAAAATGGGTGGTACTGTGATTGTTCAGGATGATAAAAGTGCCGAATTTTCTGGAATGCCCGCCGCAGCAATTAAGACAGGAAATGTCGATTTTATTCTCCGTCTGGATGAAATATCTTCAGCTTTGGTAACTTTGGTTATGGATAATGATTGAATCAAGAAATTGGGCATCGGTAATTGGTAATTGGGGGGAATAAGGGAGATGCTTTCCCTACCAAGTGCCCTTGTTCCTAGTCGCCAAACCCAAATCCCCAGTGCTTATGACTACTCTAGAAAAAGACCCTGAATTTGAAAATCTACTTGTTTATCTGAGACAAAGCCGGGGCTTTGATTTTTCAGGCTATAAGCGCTCAACGTTGATGCGTCGGGTAAATAAGCGGTTGCAGATATTTAATCTAGAGCGCTTTGGGGATTACATGGACTATCTGGAAGTCTATCCAGACGAGTTCAATAATCTGTTCAACACCATCCTGATCAACGTTACAGGCTTTTTTCGGGATACCGCAGCTTGGGAACAACTAGCAGAGAAAGTGCTGCCCGATATAGTTAATAGTAAAAAAGATTCTGCTCCTATCCGGATGTGGAGCGCTGGTTGTGCCTCTGGTGAGGAGGCTTATACTCTGGCAATGCTGATGGCAGAAATTATGGGAGTAGAGGAATTTCGCCAACGGGTGAAAATCTATGCCTCAGATGTAGATGAAGAAGCGCTCAACCAAGCTCGTCTAGCTGTGTATTCAGCCAAAGATGTCCAGGCTGTGCCAGAGGAACTGCGACAGAAATATTTTGAGGCATCAGGGAACAACTATGTTTTCCGCCAAGACTTGCGCCGTTCAGTGATTTTTGGTCGCCATGACTTGTTTCAAGATGCGCCGATTTCCCGCTTAGACCTGCTGGTGTGTCGCAACACACTGATGTATTTTAATACTGAGGTTCAGGGGCGGATTTTGGCTCGCTTTCATTTTGCGCTGAATAACAACAGTTATCTGTTTTTGGGGAAAGCAGAGATGCTGTTGTTGCATAGCAATCTGTTTACGCCAATTGACTTGAAAAATCGCATATTTACGAAAGTAGCGGTGCCGAATACACGCGATCGCCTTTTGGTGATGGCAAATACAGGGGATGATGAGGTTAGCAACCGTTTAACGCGGCACCTCCGCATCCGCGAACAAGCTTTTGATTTGGCACCGATCGCTCAAATAGTGGTTGATGTCAAAGGCACTCTCGTGCTAGTTAACGAGAAGGCGCGGACTTTGTTTAGTCTGTCACCCAAAGATTTAGCTCGTCCCTTCCAAGATTTGGAACTCTCCTATCGTCCAATAGAATTGCGATCGCTAATTGAAAAAGCATATACCGATCGCCGTCCCGTTGCGCTGGCAAATGTAGAGCGCTATTTGCCCAATGCAGAAATTAAATATCTGGATGTGCAAATTGTGCCTTTGCAAGATGGCGATAACAGCCTGATCGGCGTTAGCATCACCTTCAATGATGTCACCCGCTACAATCAACTTCATCAAGATCTAAAACGCTACCGACTAGATTTAGAGTCCAGCAACGAAGAACTGCAATCTACCAATGAAGAATTAGAAACCACCAACGAAGAACTCCAGTCTACCAACGAAGAATTAGAAACCACCAACGAAGAACTCCAGTCTACCAACGAAGAATTGGAGACGATGAACGAAGAACTCCAGTCGGCGAATGAGGAATTAGTCACAATTAATAATGAATTGAGTCAGCGCACTGTCGAACTCAATCACTCAAATGTCTTCCTAGTTTCCATCCTCAGAAGTCTTCAAGCTGGAATTGTCGTCATTGATCAAAACTCTAATATCTTAATTTGGAATTATTTGGTGGAGGATCTGTGGGGTTTGCGGACTGATGAAGTAGTCGGCAAATCTATCTTCAGTCTAGACATAGGTTTACCTATGGAGCAACTGCGAGCGGCTATCCGTGATTCCTTGTCTGGACAAAATCAATTTGAAGAAATGATTCTCGATGCCGTCAATCGTCGGGGCAAGCAGATTAAATGTTATGTTGCAGTCACACCCCTGTTTGGTATGGAAGTGGAGGGGGTAGTTGTGATGATGGCAGATATAGACAAAATTAACAGTATGGTTTCCCTCCAAGATATTGAGCAACGCCGACGGCAGCAATAGAGGGATTTAGAGATTTAGATTAACTTAAATATAGGAAAAGATCATGACCAGCGAAAATTTTGAACTGGCAATTAC includes the following:
- a CDS encoding CheR family methyltransferase, with the protein product MTTLEKDPEFENLLVYLRQSRGFDFSGYKRSTLMRRVNKRLQIFNLERFGDYMDYLEVYPDEFNNLFNTILINVTGFFRDTAAWEQLAEKVLPDIVNSKKDSAPIRMWSAGCASGEEAYTLAMLMAEIMGVEEFRQRVKIYASDVDEEALNQARLAVYSAKDVQAVPEELRQKYFEASGNNYVFRQDLRRSVIFGRHDLFQDAPISRLDLLVCRNTLMYFNTEVQGRILARFHFALNNNSYLFLGKAEMLLLHSNLFTPIDLKNRIFTKVAVPNTRDRLLVMANTGDDEVSNRLTRHLRIREQAFDLAPIAQIVVDVKGTLVLVNEKARTLFSLSPKDLARPFQDLELSYRPIELRSLIEKAYTDRRPVALANVERYLPNAEIKYLDVQIVPLQDGDNSLIGVSITFNDVTRYNQLHQDLKRYRLDLESSNEELQSTNEELETTNEELQSTNEELETTNEELQSTNEELETMNEELQSANEELVTINNELSQRTVELNHSNVFLVSILRSLQAGIVVIDQNSNILIWNYLVEDLWGLRTDEVVGKSIFSLDIGLPMEQLRAAIRDSLSGQNQFEEMILDAVNRRGKQIKCYVAVTPLFGMEVEGVVVMMADIDKINSMVSLQDIEQRRRQQ